From Kamptonema formosum PCC 6407, a single genomic window includes:
- a CDS encoding PilN domain-containing protein, whose translation MYSLDINFLNDRPDYKPVDVNRERKSKSASSADQTPILVGVAVALALNGVVGGAYWWLTQENTRTGERKAVAEQKAAQLEAQVAEITKIKNETQKIEGEYKALGTVFDQIKPWSAMWRDLGDRIPAGVKISKIDQTEPSPAPVTPTPAAAAKSPSPSPSGSPAASASPAASASPTAPAAPPAPMKTATLVITGVASSFEQVNDFLLLIQRSPFFKDTDTKLLGATLKNNTTQIELQNKSAGGTAEIPKLRPIVEYKIETALSATPASQLLPELRNKQADGLAIRIETLQEKGVIAQQPEVKKP comes from the coding sequence GTGTACAGCTTAGATATTAATTTTCTCAACGATCGCCCGGATTACAAACCGGTAGATGTTAATCGAGAACGCAAAAGTAAATCTGCAAGTTCAGCCGATCAAACTCCGATTCTAGTTGGGGTAGCCGTAGCACTAGCTCTCAATGGCGTTGTCGGAGGCGCTTACTGGTGGCTGACTCAAGAAAATACTAGAACTGGGGAACGCAAAGCAGTAGCTGAACAGAAAGCGGCTCAATTAGAAGCTCAAGTAGCCGAAATCACCAAAATCAAAAACGAAACCCAGAAAATAGAGGGAGAGTATAAAGCCTTGGGTACGGTATTCGATCAAATTAAGCCTTGGTCAGCCATGTGGCGAGATCTAGGCGATCGCATCCCAGCAGGAGTAAAAATCTCCAAAATTGACCAAACCGAGCCGAGCCCGGCCCCCGTCACCCCCACCCCAGCAGCAGCGGCAAAATCTCCCTCTCCCTCGCCGAGTGGCTCTCCTGCTGCCAGCGCATCTCCTGCTGCCAGTGCCTCTCCTACGGCCCCTGCTGCCCCGCCAGCACCAATGAAGACAGCCACATTAGTAATTACCGGTGTCGCCAGTTCCTTCGAGCAAGTCAACGACTTTCTGCTGCTAATCCAGCGTTCTCCCTTTTTCAAAGATACCGACACAAAACTGCTCGGAGCAACATTAAAAAACAACACCACACAAATAGAACTTCAGAACAAAAGCGCAGGAGGAACCGCCGAAATTCCCAAACTACGCCCCATAGTCGAATATAAAATTGAAACAGCCCTCAGCGCCACTCCTGCATCCCAATTGCTTCCAGAGCTGAGGAACAAACAGGCAGACGGTCTAGCAATCAGGATCGAAACACTTCAAGAAAAAGGAGTGATCGCACAACAGCCAGAGGTGAAAAAACCATGA
- a CDS encoding HU family DNA-binding protein — translation MNKGELVDAVAEKASVTKKQADAVLSAALESIMEAVSDGDKVTLVGFGSFESRERKAREGRNPKTGEKMEIPATKVPAFSAGKLFKDRVAPPAEK, via the coding sequence ATGAACAAAGGTGAATTGGTTGACGCAGTAGCAGAAAAGGCAAGCGTCACAAAGAAACAGGCTGATGCCGTGTTGAGTGCTGCCCTGGAATCCATCATGGAAGCTGTTTCCGATGGCGATAAAGTGACGCTGGTGGGTTTTGGCTCCTTTGAGTCGCGGGAACGCAAGGCTCGCGAGGGTCGGAATCCTAAGACAGGCGAGAAGATGGAAATCCCAGCAACTAAAGTTCCTGCTTTCTCGGCGGGCAAGTTGTTCAAAGATAGAGTCGCACCGCCTGCTGAGAAGTAG
- a CDS encoding type IV pilus secretin family protein: MKQHLRLGGGLFGAGVAVLVAQAPVWAAPTKVTAVQLTQTSSGFNIVLATEKGDRPQVFTINDGNTFRATITNTQLRLPQGNAFRQENPAPGIASVEVTQIDANSVRIVVAGNGSSPSGQILQTQGQGIVFSVAQGRGSATASAPAIAPPPPPGQPLSQAVPPPAPGLPLSQAVPAPQIRTAQSPNVMVPNPEVTITRNEQPPLPEDIQPSLNQAPPFQSRAVAPPLGDIAVSNIDPSPSAINLNTSERIPRLVLRDAPVRDVLALLARAAGVNIAFTGGSAQGQTGQAAQPGVPNQGASTTDEGPKISLDIENESVQDVFNYVLRLSGLQANRIGRTIFVGTNLPIEARNLITRSFRLNQVQAGQAAAFLSAQGAETQRVVNIVRRTVTGTGVDRNVTEENSVEIRPLGAAQGTGALLLRGLSVLTDERLNAITLIGTPRQVEIASSFLTQLDLRRRQVAVNVKIIDINLAGQNNYSSSFSFGINNNFFVNDGGNATLNFGGVNPPNTLTTRSSLTGRPIVPNPVTGDPFYDVNSDPINVPLTAPGGGLFIQPRSPVTTDPNRVGISDYTPFERTLNGDDAGQLDSLGEATFSLFPLFQYPTRFLSQLQAQIQTNNAKILTDPTLIVQEGETAGVNLTEQVITNITTQTTAGTGLTQQTVTAEKGNAGLTLNVEVTRIDDNGFISMRINPTVRAIARTSPLGNNLISLLQERSLSSGLIRLRDGQTLIVSGIINDTERVTASKIPILGDLPIIGALFRSTSKSNQRAEVIVLVTPQILDDSDRSSFGYQYNPSPDARQMLQRGVPIQQR, translated from the coding sequence GTGAAACAACATTTAAGATTGGGTGGAGGGCTTTTCGGCGCGGGGGTCGCAGTCCTGGTCGCACAAGCACCAGTCTGGGCAGCACCCACAAAAGTTACTGCCGTACAGCTCACTCAAACCAGCAGTGGGTTTAATATTGTATTGGCAACAGAGAAAGGCGATCGCCCTCAAGTTTTTACAATTAACGACGGTAACACCTTCCGAGCAACCATCACTAATACCCAACTGCGCCTACCCCAAGGTAACGCTTTCCGGCAAGAAAACCCAGCTCCCGGCATTGCTTCTGTAGAAGTAACTCAAATTGATGCTAACAGCGTCAGGATCGTCGTTGCAGGCAACGGTAGCTCTCCCTCTGGGCAAATCCTTCAGACACAGGGTCAAGGAATAGTCTTCAGCGTAGCTCAAGGCAGAGGCTCCGCTACTGCCAGCGCCCCTGCGATCGCACCGCCACCACCACCCGGCCAACCCCTAAGTCAGGCAGTCCCGCCCCCGGCTCCAGGCCTACCTCTGAGCCAAGCAGTACCAGCGCCTCAAATCCGTACTGCTCAGTCTCCGAACGTGATGGTTCCCAACCCCGAAGTCACGATTACCAGGAACGAGCAGCCACCGCTTCCCGAAGATATTCAACCCTCTCTCAACCAAGCTCCTCCTTTTCAGTCGCGAGCTGTTGCACCACCTCTAGGAGATATCGCCGTCTCAAATATCGATCCCTCTCCCTCAGCAATCAACCTCAATACATCTGAACGCATCCCTCGCCTAGTGTTGCGAGATGCACCCGTCAGAGATGTGTTAGCTTTGCTAGCCCGCGCCGCCGGAGTCAACATTGCCTTTACGGGGGGCAGCGCTCAGGGGCAGACAGGTCAGGCAGCTCAGCCCGGTGTCCCCAATCAGGGAGCTAGCACTACAGATGAAGGGCCAAAAATTTCCTTAGATATTGAGAATGAATCCGTTCAAGATGTCTTTAACTACGTACTCCGTCTTAGCGGTTTACAAGCTAATCGGATCGGGCGCACGATCTTTGTGGGCACTAATTTGCCCATTGAGGCCCGCAACTTAATCACCCGATCGTTTCGGCTCAATCAAGTCCAAGCCGGACAAGCCGCAGCTTTCTTAAGTGCCCAAGGAGCAGAAACTCAAAGAGTTGTTAACATCGTCAGGCGTACAGTTACGGGTACAGGCGTTGACCGGAACGTAACCGAGGAAAACTCAGTAGAAATTCGACCGCTCGGCGCAGCTCAAGGTACTGGAGCTTTATTGCTCAGAGGACTATCTGTACTTACTGACGAGCGATTAAATGCCATCACTTTAATCGGCACTCCTCGCCAAGTGGAAATTGCTAGCTCATTTTTGACTCAGCTAGATTTACGCCGCCGCCAAGTTGCTGTGAATGTGAAGATTATTGACATCAACTTAGCAGGACAAAATAACTATAGTTCTAGCTTTTCCTTCGGAATTAATAACAATTTCTTCGTTAATGATGGCGGAAATGCCACCCTGAATTTTGGGGGTGTCAATCCACCTAATACGCTTACTACCCGCAGCTCTCTAACTGGTCGGCCGATAGTACCCAACCCAGTTACAGGCGATCCATTTTACGATGTTAACAGCGATCCCATTAACGTTCCGCTGACAGCTCCCGGCGGTGGTCTTTTTATCCAGCCGCGATCGCCAGTAACAACTGACCCCAACCGGGTAGGGATTTCAGATTACACGCCCTTTGAAAGAACTCTAAATGGAGATGATGCTGGACAGTTGGATTCCCTGGGGGAAGCAACATTTAGCCTCTTTCCCTTATTCCAATATCCGACAAGATTTCTGTCTCAGTTGCAGGCGCAGATTCAGACCAACAATGCCAAGATTCTGACAGATCCTACCCTGATTGTTCAGGAAGGAGAGACTGCGGGTGTAAACTTAACGGAACAAGTAATTACCAACATCACGACGCAGACAACAGCGGGCACGGGCTTAACTCAGCAAACAGTGACAGCAGAGAAAGGAAATGCAGGTTTGACTCTTAACGTGGAGGTAACTCGCATTGATGACAATGGTTTTATTTCTATGCGAATCAACCCCACAGTCAGGGCGATCGCCAGAACTTCACCTCTGGGCAATAACCTGATTTCATTGCTGCAAGAACGCTCTTTGTCTTCGGGATTAATTCGCCTGCGCGACGGTCAGACGTTGATCGTGTCGGGGATAATTAATGATACAGAAAGAGTTACAGCTAGCAAAATCCCCATTTTGGGAGATTTACCGATAATTGGAGCACTTTTCAGAAGCACTAGCAAGAGTAACCAGCGGGCGGAAGTGATTGTGTTGGTGACACCGCAAATCCTAGATGATAGCGATCGCTCTTCCTTTGGCTACCAGTACAACCCCAGTCCAGATGCACGCCAAATGCTCCAGCGAGGCGTGCCGATTCAGCAGAGATAA
- a CDS encoding type II toxin-antitoxin system HicB family antitoxin, with translation MKDYHFNINVFYSEKDEGYIADIPDLKYCSAFGLTPEEALHEVIIAKTAWLEAAMAESKPIPTPKYRPAIYQAS, from the coding sequence ATGAAAGATTATCACTTTAATATTAATGTTTTCTACAGTGAAAAAGATGAGGGTTATATTGCCGATATTCCCGATTTAAAATATTGCTCTGCTTTTGGTTTAACACCAGAAGAAGCACTCCATGAAGTAATAATTGCTAAAACTGCTTGGCTTGAGGCCGCTATGGCCGAGAGTAAGCCTATTCCCACCCCCAAATATCGACCCGCAATTTACCAAGCTAGTTGA
- a CDS encoding phosphomannose isomerase type II C-terminal cupin domain, whose product MTLNDTEQQTPTDTLPTDGTTRIRPWGKVTILEEGERYRINRIEVKPGHHMSAQMHYHRSEHWVVVSGTAKVICDGKEQILMQKQSTYVPMNTPHRLENPGVIPLVMIEVQNGEYLGEDDIIRFPEDPEEE is encoded by the coding sequence ATGACTCTCAACGACACTGAACAACAAACTCCTACTGATACCTTACCTACCGATGGTACTACTCGGATACGGCCCTGGGGTAAAGTTACGATCTTAGAAGAAGGCGAACGTTATCGGATTAATCGCATTGAAGTAAAACCAGGTCATCACATGAGTGCTCAAATGCACTATCACCGTAGCGAACACTGGGTAGTTGTTTCCGGTACTGCTAAAGTTATCTGCGACGGAAAAGAGCAGATTTTGATGCAAAAACAATCAACTTATGTACCGATGAACACGCCTCATCGCTTAGAAAATCCGGGGGTGATTCCCCTAGTAATGATTGAAGTGCAAAACGGGGAATATCTAGGTGAGGATGACATCATCAGATTTCCAGAAGATCCTGAAGAGGAGTAA
- a CDS encoding helix-turn-helix domain-containing protein: MTITFDRVIYTKLLSEIAPQAIETEEEYDRLLKVAERLTFAKNRSPEERALHKLLVTLIEAYETEHYPMDKSLPHEILQHILESSGLSQGDLADIMKSSSGVVSEVVNGKRAISKAQAKALGDYFKVSPSLFI; encoded by the coding sequence ATGACGATTACTTTTGACCGAGTTATTTATACAAAGCTACTGTCAGAAATTGCTCCCCAGGCGATCGAAACTGAAGAGGAATACGATCGCCTCCTGAAAGTAGCAGAAAGGCTAACTTTTGCGAAAAACCGCTCTCCAGAGGAGAGGGCTTTACATAAATTGTTAGTAACGCTGATTGAAGCCTATGAGACAGAACACTATCCGATGGACAAAAGTTTGCCTCACGAGATTTTGCAACATATTCTGGAATCTAGCGGCCTTAGTCAAGGGGATTTAGCAGACATTATGAAGTCTTCGAGTGGTGTTGTGTCTGAGGTTGTGAATGGTAAACGGGCGATTAGCAAAGCACAGGCTAAAGCGCTTGGTGATTACTTTAAGGTTTCACCTAGTTTGTTTATCTAG
- a CDS encoding ABC transporter substrate-binding protein — protein MKRKTWKRFGIFALLGLLVAIAFGCATGTPNAENKNRQEVEFWTMQLQPQFTDYFNQLIAKFESENPGVKVRWVDVPWSAMESKILAAVSAKTAPDVVNLNPDFASLLAGRNAWLDLDAKVPDAVRSQYLPNIWKASILNGKSFGIPWYLTTQVMIYNSELLKQAGVSKPPTTYTELADVAKQVKEKTGKYAFFVTFVPEDSAEVLQSFVQMGVRLVDDQGKAAFNTPEGKAVFQYWVDLYKGGLLPKEALIQGHRRGIELYQAGETALLGTGPQFLSAIAQNAPTIAQVSTAAPQITGKTGKKSVAVMNLVIPRNTDVPDLAVKFALYVTNNQNQLTFAKAANVLPSTVAALQDGYFQSVAADAKSADLARMVSASQMKDAEILIPAMQDIKKLQKAIYENLQAAMLDQKSVEAAVTDAANAWNQR, from the coding sequence ATGAAACGCAAGACTTGGAAACGGTTTGGAATTTTTGCCCTTTTGGGGCTGTTGGTAGCGATCGCATTTGGCTGTGCTACTGGTACTCCTAATGCTGAGAACAAGAATCGGCAAGAAGTTGAGTTCTGGACGATGCAGCTCCAACCTCAGTTTACTGATTATTTTAATCAACTGATCGCTAAGTTTGAGTCAGAAAATCCGGGGGTGAAGGTGCGATGGGTGGATGTGCCTTGGTCGGCGATGGAAAGTAAAATTTTAGCAGCAGTTTCGGCAAAAACTGCACCGGATGTGGTAAATCTTAATCCCGATTTTGCTTCGCTGTTGGCAGGACGCAATGCTTGGCTGGATTTGGATGCTAAGGTTCCTGATGCTGTGCGATCGCAATACCTCCCTAATATCTGGAAAGCTAGCATTCTCAACGGTAAAAGTTTTGGCATTCCTTGGTATCTAACAACGCAGGTCATGATTTATAATTCGGAACTCCTGAAGCAGGCGGGAGTGAGTAAACCTCCGACCACTTATACTGAGTTGGCTGACGTTGCGAAGCAGGTTAAGGAAAAAACGGGCAAGTATGCTTTTTTTGTAACCTTTGTCCCAGAAGATTCGGCTGAGGTTTTGCAGTCTTTTGTGCAAATGGGAGTCCGTTTGGTTGATGACCAAGGAAAGGCGGCGTTTAATACTCCTGAAGGTAAGGCGGTTTTCCAGTATTGGGTTGATTTGTACAAGGGTGGGTTGTTACCGAAGGAGGCGTTAATTCAAGGCCACCGTCGAGGGATTGAACTTTATCAGGCGGGGGAGACGGCTTTGTTGGGTACGGGGCCGCAATTTTTGTCTGCGATCGCGCAGAATGCTCCGACTATAGCGCAGGTTTCGACCGCAGCTCCGCAAATTACGGGGAAAACGGGTAAGAAAAGTGTGGCGGTGATGAATTTGGTGATTCCCCGTAATACGGATGTACCCGATTTGGCTGTGAAGTTTGCCCTTTATGTAACTAACAACCAAAATCAGCTTACTTTTGCCAAGGCAGCGAATGTTTTGCCGTCAACTGTTGCGGCTTTACAGGATGGTTATTTTCAGAGTGTGGCGGCGGATGCTAAGTCGGCGGATTTGGCGAGGATGGTAAGTGCGAGTCAGATGAAGGATGCGGAGATTCTGATTCCGGCGATGCAGGATATTAAGAAGTTGCAAAAGGCGATTTATGAGAATTTGCAGGCCGCGATGTTGGATCAAAAGTCAGTTGAGGCGGCTGTGACTGATGCGGCGAATGCCTGGAATCAAAGGTAG
- the cobD gene encoding threonine-phosphate decarboxylase CobD, with protein sequence MTRPVHGGNLTWAAALAGCPPTAILDFSASISPLGPPESAKRAIQSHLSDLGVYPDPDYCQLREALSQIHHLSPEWILPGNGAAELLTWAALELSNLARTYLVTPAFGDYRRALKTFGATVLECSIDLGLDVLDLRSPIENLQSQIPSASGLLLNNPHNPTGLLFTLEAIAPFLEKFALVVVDEAFMDFLPPAQQQSLVGLVAEFPNLVILRSLTKFYSLPGLRLGYAIAHPDRIRCWQQWRDPWPVNTLAAAAAAAVVQDSAFQQQTWDWLASVRPQLLEGLAKLPGLHPYKSAANFLFVNSEHSVSWVQKTLLERHRILIRDCLSFSELGDRFFRVAIRTEADNNRLLAGLADVLK encoded by the coding sequence TTGACTCGACCTGTACACGGGGGAAATTTAACTTGGGCAGCAGCACTAGCTGGCTGCCCTCCTACTGCCATTCTGGATTTTTCCGCTAGTATCAGTCCTTTGGGGCCTCCTGAGTCGGCTAAGCGTGCGATTCAGTCCCACCTAAGCGACTTAGGAGTTTACCCAGACCCCGATTACTGCCAATTGAGGGAGGCTTTGAGCCAAATACATCACCTGAGCCCTGAGTGGATTCTGCCGGGGAATGGCGCGGCAGAATTATTAACTTGGGCGGCTTTGGAGTTGTCAAATTTGGCTCGAACTTATTTGGTTACTCCGGCTTTTGGTGATTACAGGCGGGCATTGAAAACTTTTGGCGCAACTGTGCTGGAATGCTCGATAGATTTGGGATTGGATGTTTTAGATTTGCGATCGCCAATTGAAAATCTCCAATCTCAAATCCCCAGTGCAAGTGGTTTGCTGCTGAATAATCCCCACAATCCTACGGGGTTGTTATTTACATTAGAGGCGATCGCACCTTTTTTGGAGAAATTTGCTTTAGTCGTCGTAGATGAAGCTTTTATGGACTTTCTACCCCCTGCACAGCAGCAAAGTTTGGTTGGGTTGGTGGCAGAGTTTCCCAATTTAGTGATTTTGCGATCGCTGACTAAATTCTATTCGCTGCCGGGACTGCGGTTAGGTTATGCGATCGCACACCCTGACCGCATTCGCTGCTGGCAACAGTGGCGCGACCCCTGGCCTGTCAATACCCTAGCGGCGGCCGCTGCTGCTGCTGTGGTGCAAGATAGCGCCTTCCAGCAGCAAACTTGGGACTGGCTAGCTTCAGTTCGCCCTCAGTTATTGGAGGGTTTAGCGAAGTTACCAGGATTGCACCCTTACAAAAGTGCAGCTAACTTTTTATTCGTAAACTCTGAGCATTCTGTGTCTTGGGTACAAAAAACTCTATTGGAACGTCACCGTATTCTAATCCGCGACTGTCTAAGTTTTTCCGAATTAGGCGATCGCTTTTTCCGAGTTGCCATCCGCACGGAGGCAGATAATAACCGCCTCTTAGCAGGACTAGCAGATGTTCTAAAATAA
- the pilM gene encoding type IV pilus assembly protein PilM — MVNFFKGLFSNRQPGIGIELSSDLIKVVQLQKKGSALKLGILATAEVPEDIVQEGQIVDPPTMAELIRSLLADNKITTKRVATAIPGREAVIRLIPVPAELNDDELREYMNAEAGLYLPFPRDDADVDYQKLGLFVDEDGIEKVQVVLVATRQEVTNTYINTFQEAGLTIDVLEVTSFALIRTMRDQLQQFSAQEAAVLTDIEFDSTELAIVVDGIPQFNRTIPIGTYQIQTALNQAMNLPPTRDTREVQGMTLPVTDTMGTSGGDANPGTNAMIKVLGELADELRRSIDFYLNQSEELEVAQLLLAGPGAAIGKLDEFFMQRLSLPASQVDPVEALSLELEQEIPPEQRTGLGIALGLGLREV; from the coding sequence ATGGTTAACTTTTTTAAAGGATTATTTTCCAATCGCCAGCCCGGAATCGGCATCGAATTGTCTTCAGATTTAATCAAAGTCGTTCAGCTTCAAAAAAAAGGATCGGCATTAAAACTAGGGATATTAGCTACAGCAGAAGTCCCCGAAGACATCGTACAAGAAGGTCAAATAGTCGATCCGCCAACAATGGCAGAACTGATTAGATCCCTACTCGCCGATAACAAAATCACAACCAAACGAGTAGCTACAGCTATTCCGGGCAGAGAAGCAGTAATCCGCTTAATCCCCGTTCCCGCCGAACTCAACGACGACGAACTGCGGGAATACATGAACGCCGAAGCAGGTCTATACTTACCATTCCCCAGAGACGATGCAGACGTAGACTATCAGAAACTCGGCTTATTTGTCGATGAAGATGGCATAGAAAAAGTACAAGTAGTCCTAGTAGCAACCCGGCAAGAAGTTACAAATACTTACATCAATACATTTCAAGAAGCAGGGCTAACAATTGATGTCTTAGAAGTCACAAGTTTTGCATTAATCCGCACCATGCGCGACCAACTGCAACAATTTTCTGCCCAAGAAGCAGCAGTGCTAACAGACATAGAATTCGATAGTACAGAGCTAGCTATAGTAGTAGATGGCATACCTCAATTTAACCGGACAATTCCCATCGGCACATACCAAATTCAAACCGCCCTCAACCAGGCGATGAACTTGCCCCCCACCAGAGACACGAGGGAAGTTCAAGGCATGACCCTCCCAGTTACAGATACAATGGGCACATCAGGGGGGGATGCGAATCCAGGTACAAATGCCATGATTAAAGTATTAGGCGAATTAGCCGACGAACTGCGCCGCTCGATCGATTTTTACCTCAACCAGAGTGAAGAATTAGAAGTGGCGCAACTGCTGCTGGCAGGGCCCGGAGCAGCGATCGGCAAACTCGACGAATTCTTTATGCAGAGGTTGAGCTTGCCAGCTAGCCAAGTAGATCCAGTGGAAGCCCTCTCCCTGGAATTAGAACAAGAAATTCCCCCAGAACAACGAACTGGTTTGGGAATAGCATTGGGTTTAGGACTAAGGGAGGTTTGA
- a CDS encoding pentapeptide repeat-containing protein has product MRIGILATTALLLTLGFSAPVKAENAEHLKQLLETKNCPGCDLTGAKLARFDLSGANLSGANLSGANLKGANLNEAKLNQANLTKANLQSATLIGARLHGANLSKANLSRANLTLAGMVIANLERTNLSYANLLGANLESANLVGANLRNTRQSTANLTNVSLKGGSLMGMEIMGVNLRDADLTGANLSGANLGGSDLTGANLKDANIANVNLRDAAMQDTRMPDGKVRS; this is encoded by the coding sequence ATGAGAATTGGGATTTTGGCAACAACGGCATTATTATTGACACTTGGTTTTAGTGCTCCAGTGAAAGCAGAAAATGCGGAGCATCTTAAGCAGTTACTTGAAACCAAAAATTGTCCGGGATGCGACTTGACGGGAGCAAAACTAGCAAGATTTGACCTTAGCGGAGCCAATCTCAGCGGCGCTAACCTCAGCGGTGCTAACCTCAAAGGAGCGAATCTCAATGAAGCGAAGCTCAATCAGGCAAATTTGACTAAAGCTAATTTGCAGAGTGCTACTCTGATTGGAGCTAGACTCCACGGTGCAAATTTGAGTAAGGCTAACTTAAGCCGTGCTAATCTGACTCTGGCAGGTATGGTGATTGCCAATCTGGAACGTACTAATCTTAGCTATGCAAATTTGCTAGGTGCAAATTTGGAAAGTGCAAATCTGGTGGGTGCAAATCTCAGGAATACTCGCCAATCTACCGCGAATTTAACTAATGTCAGTCTTAAGGGCGGTAGCTTAATGGGGATGGAAATAATGGGAGTTAACCTGCGGGATGCAGATTTGACTGGTGCGAATCTCAGTGGCGCAAATCTGGGAGGTTCGGATTTGACTGGTGCGAACTTAAAAGATGCTAATATCGCCAATGTGAATCTGAGGGATGCGGCGATGCAAGATACTAGGATGCCGGATGGAAAAGTGCGATCTTAA
- a CDS encoding cupredoxin domain-containing protein, translated as MEFNYSYKGNSGVSERGGNTQMSFSPDTKRPPTYFIGELRQNVAFREAISALHDVVVSDMRFQPKDKTAYKEWRAKQEEIDWQIVANQRQDLAAKIQPLQAELNQFYQRRSERLKPYYRAREAFRRYVWQKELDFYFVFDPVITVHPDEVFFECFSVDESSYGRLGASYEVFKNINEFACGTTNVDYSAALYDEFQKVRSYKTTLLQVDPSGFEVQTSNEEVFKEVKIDLPDSWVRGFLQVSSAMSLPATQFDLHPMDIHNMCFILRRHKEKKGPRSLRYHLKPGEPVRIVFEPWGTEIICHRSIYHGSQEQEIRVWGRRRLHILERLIPVAKKFTVHLLGTGMPSFYVADLGDMSFTLGLSGWSANDWSKSGNFDLMAPRADVDSWTQQLIFDALRENWRETPDSLAQRLKLSRVAVLGALSAYTQAGRAIYDLNKQVYRVRELSREPLPMERLRFANEREEKATRFLSQNAVQIAASNIDVAGAFTLQGNVNDKEKSFNPCLTVDADERIIQAECNCNWHQQNKLYKGPCEHILALRMQYSRQSQ; from the coding sequence ATGGAATTCAACTACTCTTACAAAGGCAACTCAGGTGTTAGCGAACGGGGTGGAAATACCCAGATGTCTTTCTCCCCAGACACCAAACGCCCACCTACTTATTTTATCGGAGAATTGCGTCAAAATGTTGCATTTCGCGAGGCGATTAGTGCCTTACACGATGTTGTAGTCTCCGATATGCGATTCCAGCCCAAAGATAAAACTGCTTATAAAGAATGGCGTGCCAAACAGGAGGAAATCGACTGGCAAATTGTCGCCAATCAGCGTCAAGACTTAGCAGCAAAAATCCAGCCATTGCAGGCAGAATTAAACCAATTTTACCAGCGCCGTTCTGAACGTTTAAAACCTTATTATCGAGCGCGAGAAGCCTTCCGCCGCTATGTTTGGCAAAAAGAATTAGACTTTTATTTTGTCTTCGACCCAGTAATTACCGTCCATCCAGATGAAGTATTCTTTGAATGTTTCAGCGTAGATGAATCGAGTTATGGCCGTTTGGGTGCAAGCTACGAGGTGTTTAAAAATATCAATGAATTTGCTTGCGGCACTACCAATGTTGATTACTCGGCGGCCCTTTATGATGAATTTCAAAAAGTTCGCAGTTACAAAACAACTTTGCTGCAAGTTGACCCCTCTGGCTTTGAAGTTCAAACTAGCAATGAAGAGGTATTTAAAGAAGTTAAAATTGATTTACCCGACAGTTGGGTAAGAGGTTTTCTACAAGTTAGTTCGGCAATGTCCTTACCTGCGACGCAATTTGATTTGCATCCGATGGACATTCATAATATGTGTTTTATCCTGCGTCGCCACAAAGAGAAAAAAGGGCCGCGCAGTCTGCGATACCATCTGAAACCAGGGGAACCAGTGCGGATCGTTTTTGAACCTTGGGGGACAGAAATTATTTGTCACCGTTCGATTTATCATGGTTCGCAAGAACAGGAAATCAGAGTTTGGGGCCGTCGCCGCCTCCACATTTTAGAGCGTTTAATTCCTGTAGCTAAAAAGTTTACTGTACATTTATTAGGTACGGGAATGCCGTCCTTTTATGTAGCTGATTTAGGCGATATGTCCTTTACCTTGGGATTATCGGGATGGAGCGCCAATGATTGGTCAAAATCTGGTAACTTTGATTTAATGGCTCCCCGTGCTGATGTTGATAGTTGGACGCAACAACTTATTTTTGATGCTTTGCGGGAAAATTGGCGGGAAACTCCTGATAGTTTGGCCCAGCGGCTTAAGTTAAGTCGGGTCGCAGTTTTAGGCGCTTTAAGTGCTTACACTCAGGCGGGAAGAGCTATTTACGATTTGAATAAGCAGGTTTATCGGGTACGGGAATTAAGCCGAGAACCTTTGCCAATGGAACGGCTACGTTTTGCTAATGAGCGAGAAGAGAAAGCGACTCGTTTTCTAAGTCAAAATGCAGTCCAGATCGCTGCGTCAAATATTGACGTGGCTGGCGCATTTACTTTACAAGGAAATGTGAATGACAAAGAAAAAAGTTTTAATCCCTGCTTGACAGTTGACGCAGATGAGCGTATAATTCAAGCAGAATGTAATTGCAATTGGCATCAGCAAAATAAGCTGTACAAAGGCCCTTGCGAGCACATTTTGGCTCTGCGGATGCAATACAGCCGCCAAAGTCAATAA